The following are from one region of the Cyanobium gracile PCC 6307 genome:
- the glgB gene encoding 1,4-alpha-glucan branching protein GlgB encodes MALPSLEWMVEDARRLAECRHDHPFSVLGPQPLEDGGWAVRVWMPDAHTVELLQGGERLAMANPHHPWIFEARLEADPGCGYRVQVSRGGIEHEQHDPWAFRHEWMGELDRHLFAEGNHHHIWRRMGAHVIERDGVAGVQFCLWAPNARSVALLGDFNGWDGRHHPMQQRLGGIWELFIPGLGVGQIYKYEVRAQNGHCYQKADPYGFRHEIRPNTGSVVAELGRYPWNDGAWIEERDGRDPLPQPIAVYEMHLGSWMHAAADQPFIEADGRPRPPVPAADLKPGARLMTYPELADKVIPYVKARGFTHIELMPVSEHPFDGSWGYQVTGWYAPTSRFGSPDEFRAFVDRCHAEGIGVILDWVPGHFPKDGHGLAFFDGAHLYEHADPRIGEHKEWGTLIFNYSRNEVRNFLVANLIYWFEEFHIDGIRVDAVASMLYRDYLRPDGEWLPNEHGGRENLEAVRFLQQANHVLFQHFPGALSIAEESTTWPMVTQPTDMGGLGFNLKWNMGWMHDMLDYFELDPWFRQFHQNHVTFSIWYAFTENFMLALSHDEVVHGKSNLLHKMPGDDWQKFANVRALLAYMWTHPGKKTIFMGMEFGQRAEWNVWGDLQWELLQYEAHKGLLNLVDDLNVFYRSEPALWGDDFDPYGFQWIDCNDNRHSVISFMRRDSGSGRWVVVVANFTPQSHSHYRVGVPLEGFYAEVFNTDSSRYGGSNLGNLGGRFTDAWAIHDYENSLELCLPPLGVVVFRLDESRSLQRPAIGEG; translated from the coding sequence ATGGCCCTGCCCAGCCTCGAATGGATGGTTGAGGATGCCCGCCGGCTGGCGGAATGCCGCCACGACCATCCCTTCTCCGTGCTCGGGCCCCAGCCCCTTGAAGACGGTGGCTGGGCGGTGCGGGTCTGGATGCCGGACGCCCACACGGTGGAGCTGCTTCAGGGCGGTGAGCGGCTGGCCATGGCCAACCCACACCATCCCTGGATCTTCGAAGCCCGCCTTGAGGCCGATCCCGGCTGCGGCTACCGCGTGCAAGTGAGCCGCGGCGGCATCGAGCACGAGCAGCACGACCCCTGGGCGTTCCGGCACGAGTGGATGGGGGAGCTGGACCGCCACCTGTTCGCCGAAGGGAATCACCACCACATCTGGCGGCGCATGGGCGCCCATGTCATCGAGCGCGACGGCGTCGCCGGGGTGCAGTTCTGCCTGTGGGCCCCCAATGCCCGCAGCGTCGCCCTGCTGGGTGATTTCAACGGCTGGGACGGCCGCCATCACCCCATGCAGCAGCGTCTCGGGGGGATCTGGGAGCTGTTCATCCCCGGCCTGGGCGTCGGCCAGATCTACAAGTACGAGGTGCGGGCCCAGAACGGCCACTGCTATCAGAAGGCCGACCCCTACGGCTTCCGCCACGAGATCCGGCCGAACACCGGTTCGGTGGTGGCCGAACTGGGCCGCTACCCGTGGAACGACGGTGCCTGGATCGAGGAGCGGGACGGCCGCGATCCCCTGCCCCAGCCGATCGCGGTGTACGAGATGCACCTGGGCAGCTGGATGCATGCCGCCGCCGACCAGCCCTTCATCGAAGCCGACGGCCGCCCCCGGCCGCCGGTGCCCGCCGCCGATCTGAAGCCCGGCGCCCGGCTGATGACCTACCCGGAACTGGCCGACAAGGTCATTCCCTATGTCAAGGCCCGCGGCTTCACCCACATCGAGCTGATGCCGGTCTCCGAGCATCCGTTCGACGGCTCCTGGGGGTATCAGGTCACCGGCTGGTACGCCCCCACCAGCCGCTTCGGCAGCCCCGACGAGTTCCGGGCCTTCGTCGACCGCTGCCACGCCGAAGGCATCGGCGTGATCCTCGACTGGGTGCCCGGCCACTTCCCCAAGGACGGCCACGGCCTGGCCTTCTTCGATGGCGCCCACCTCTACGAGCATGCCGACCCCCGCATCGGTGAGCACAAGGAGTGGGGCACGCTGATCTTCAACTACAGCCGCAACGAGGTGCGCAACTTCCTCGTCGCCAACCTCATCTACTGGTTCGAGGAGTTCCACATCGACGGCATCCGTGTCGATGCCGTGGCCTCGATGCTCTACCGCGACTACCTGCGTCCGGATGGGGAATGGCTGCCCAACGAGCACGGCGGACGGGAGAATCTGGAGGCGGTGCGCTTCTTGCAGCAGGCCAACCACGTGCTGTTCCAGCACTTCCCCGGCGCCCTCTCGATCGCCGAGGAATCGACCACCTGGCCGATGGTGACCCAGCCCACCGACATGGGCGGCCTGGGCTTCAACCTCAAGTGGAACATGGGCTGGATGCACGACATGCTCGATTACTTCGAGCTGGATCCCTGGTTCCGCCAGTTCCACCAGAACCACGTCACCTTCTCGATCTGGTACGCCTTCACCGAGAACTTCATGCTGGCCCTGAGCCACGATGAAGTGGTGCACGGCAAGAGCAACCTGCTCCACAAGATGCCGGGCGACGACTGGCAGAAGTTCGCCAACGTGCGCGCCCTGCTGGCCTACATGTGGACGCACCCGGGCAAGAAGACGATCTTCATGGGGATGGAGTTCGGCCAGCGGGCCGAATGGAACGTCTGGGGTGATCTGCAGTGGGAGCTGCTCCAGTACGAGGCCCACAAGGGACTGCTCAACCTGGTGGACGACCTCAACGTCTTCTACAGATCGGAGCCGGCGCTGTGGGGCGACGACTTCGATCCGTACGGCTTCCAGTGGATCGACTGCAACGACAACCGCCACTCGGTGATCAGCTTCATGCGCCGCGACAGCGGCAGCGGCCGCTGGGTGGTGGTGGTGGCCAACTTCACGCCCCAGAGCCATTCCCACTATCGGGTGGGTGTGCCGCTGGAGGGCTTCTACGCCGAGGTCTTCAACACCGACAGCAGCCGCTACGGCGGCAGCAACCTCGGCAACCTGGGCGGTCGCTTCACCGATGCCTGGGCCATCCACGACTACGAGAACTCCCTGGAGCTCTGCCTGCCGCCTCTGGGCGTGGTGGTGTTCCGTCTCGACGAGTCCCGCAGCCTGCAGCGTCCGGCCATCGGCGAGGGCTGA
- a CDS encoding integrase catalytic domain-containing protein, whose amino-acid sequence MALAISAATARYRSLSRVGKQRLLDELQALTGYHRKSLLRRLNQRPDERQTSLRGQHRRRYGPEVVEALVPLWEASDRLCGKRLHALLPQLVESLEHHGHVQLEPGVRARVLTMSSATIDRLLAPVRKSSGGNGWRRPPRAYSGVRRRVQVRTFKGWDEHKDPGWLEIDLVAHCGGRLEGRFIWTLVATDIATGWSESLPVITRDGASVLAAIQRLRQHLPFPLRGIDADNDPAFMNALIEQWCDAPEQGIELTRSRAYQSNDQAWVEQKNGVLIRRVVGYERLVGLEAAQLLGELYAALRLFTNLFQPSFKLKSSVREGGRIKRLHHPPRTPLQQLLRTGVLSDQEAQDLKELRKRCDPVALLATIRSCQSRLALLISGQHTSAMAGEPLSWRTPEQEKRELEGFLQGLQALWRQSRPLQKKPKPRQGRRSRVDPFEAHAELIPQWLTAEPDVGSQELLDRLIDLDPQRYGAQHKRTLQRRIRDWRVARVEKCVASASERPETKPGTREGVLPGVN is encoded by the coding sequence ATGGCGCTGGCGATCAGCGCGGCAACAGCCCGTTACAGGAGCCTCAGCCGGGTAGGGAAACAGCGGCTGCTGGATGAGCTGCAAGCCTTGACCGGCTATCACCGCAAATCCCTGCTGCGCCGGTTAAACCAGCGGCCCGACGAGCGGCAGACCAGCCTGCGCGGGCAGCACCGCCGCCGCTACGGCCCCGAGGTGGTGGAGGCCTTGGTGCCACTGTGGGAGGCCAGTGATCGGCTGTGCGGCAAGCGCCTCCATGCCCTTCTGCCGCAGTTGGTGGAATCGCTGGAGCACCACGGCCACGTGCAGCTGGAGCCGGGCGTCCGGGCGCGGGTGTTGACGATGAGCAGCGCCACGATTGACCGGCTTCTGGCTCCAGTCCGCAAAAGTAGCGGGGGCAATGGATGGCGCCGCCCTCCCCGTGCCTACAGCGGTGTACGCCGTCGGGTGCAGGTGCGCACGTTCAAAGGCTGGGATGAGCACAAGGATCCCGGCTGGCTGGAGATCGACCTGGTGGCCCATTGCGGCGGCCGCCTGGAGGGGAGGTTCATCTGGACCCTGGTGGCCACCGACATCGCCACCGGCTGGAGCGAGAGCCTGCCGGTGATCACGCGGGATGGGGCCTCGGTGTTGGCGGCAATCCAGCGGTTGCGTCAGCACCTTCCCTTCCCCTTGCGCGGGATCGATGCGGATAACGATCCAGCCTTCATGAACGCCCTGATTGAGCAGTGGTGCGATGCACCGGAGCAGGGGATCGAGCTCACCCGCTCGCGGGCGTACCAGAGCAACGATCAGGCCTGGGTGGAACAAAAAAACGGGGTGCTGATCCGCCGGGTGGTGGGCTACGAGCGATTGGTGGGCCTGGAGGCGGCCCAGCTGCTGGGGGAGCTCTACGCGGCGCTGCGGCTGTTCACCAACCTGTTTCAGCCATCGTTCAAGCTCAAAAGCAGCGTGCGGGAAGGGGGCCGTATCAAGCGGCTGCACCACCCGCCACGAACACCGCTGCAACAGCTGCTGCGCACCGGAGTGCTCAGCGATCAGGAAGCCCAGGACCTCAAAGAGCTGAGAAAGCGGTGCGACCCCGTGGCGCTGCTGGCCACGATTCGGAGCTGCCAGAGCCGGCTGGCCCTGTTGATCAGCGGCCAACACACCAGTGCCATGGCGGGGGAGCCGCTGAGCTGGCGGACACCTGAGCAAGAAAAGCGAGAGCTGGAAGGGTTTCTGCAGGGGTTACAGGCGCTGTGGCGCCAGAGCAGGCCACTACAGAAAAAGCCCAAACCGCGGCAGGGCCGCCGCAGCCGGGTAGATCCCTTTGAGGCCCATGCTGAGCTGATCCCCCAATGGCTGACAGCAGAACCAGATGTGGGCAGCCAGGAGCTCCTGGACAGGCTGATCGATCTGGATCCCCAGCGCTATGGGGCCCAACACAAACGCACGCTGCAGCGGCGAATCAGAGATTGGCGTGTGGCAAGGGTGGAAAAGTGTGTAGCCAGTGCATCCGAACGGCCGGAAACCAAACCAGGAACAAGGGAAGGAGTGTTACCAGGCGTCAATTAA
- a CDS encoding c-type cytochrome has translation MRRLLSLFALCLALVLGAAPSFAADAAHGGQIFSANCAACHMGGGNVVNAERTLKADALASYLANYDAGHEAAIAYQVTNGKNAMPAFGGKLSEGDIADVAAYVEDMASKGWA, from the coding sequence ATGCGTCGTCTTCTTTCCCTCTTCGCTCTCTGCCTGGCGCTGGTGCTGGGTGCCGCCCCGAGCTTCGCGGCCGATGCGGCCCACGGCGGCCAGATCTTCTCCGCCAACTGCGCCGCCTGCCACATGGGCGGCGGCAACGTGGTCAATGCCGAGCGCACCCTCAAGGCCGATGCCCTGGCCTCCTACCTGGCCAACTACGACGCCGGCCACGAGGCCGCCATCGCCTACCAAGTGACTAACGGCAAGAACGCCATGCCCGCCTTCGGCGGCAAGCTCAGCGAGGGTGACATCGCTGACGTGGCTGCTTACGTCGAGGACATGGCCTCCAAGGGCTGGGCCTGA
- a CDS encoding DUF3887 domain-containing protein, with translation MPRPQSRRALIGLMLLLGSQALLAPRGAWAQATPAPAATGQPSAALSEAQARAAAERILATIRSGDAQARFEQFSPALQSVSSPSMVAATMKTQPKLLRWAIRGIQPGFDSSTVEATLFTSAGERDLLMVIDGQGRIDGYHFNVTDQPAEQVVRDFITALSSGHFISASSFLAPQMQEQIPQAQLQQKWLNLQRITGNFVRVKRINRAESTPEMRLVIVNTEFNRLTDNLFVTLDSENRIIGVDFPTDPAPPSPPR, from the coding sequence ATGCCGCGCCCCCAATCGCGCCGAGCCCTGATCGGCCTGATGCTGCTGCTGGGCAGCCAGGCCCTGCTGGCACCGCGCGGGGCCTGGGCCCAGGCCACCCCGGCGCCGGCCGCCACCGGCCAGCCCAGTGCGGCCCTCAGCGAAGCCCAGGCGCGGGCGGCGGCCGAGCGGATCCTGGCCACGATCCGCAGCGGGGACGCCCAGGCCCGTTTCGAGCAGTTCTCCCCGGCCCTGCAGAGCGTCAGCAGCCCCAGCATGGTGGCCGCCACCATGAAGACCCAGCCGAAACTGCTGCGCTGGGCCATCCGCGGCATCCAGCCCGGCTTCGACTCGAGCACGGTGGAGGCCACCCTGTTCACCAGCGCCGGCGAGCGCGACCTGCTGATGGTGATCGACGGCCAGGGCCGGATTGACGGGTATCACTTCAACGTCACTGACCAGCCAGCCGAGCAGGTGGTGCGTGATTTCATCACCGCCCTCTCCAGTGGCCACTTCATCTCCGCCAGCAGCTTCCTGGCGCCGCAGATGCAGGAGCAGATTCCCCAGGCCCAGCTGCAGCAGAAATGGCTCAACCTGCAGCGCATCACCGGTAACTTCGTCCGGGTGAAACGCATCAACCGGGCCGAAAGTACGCCGGAGATGCGCCTGGTGATCGTCAACACCGAGTTCAACCGCCTCACCGACAACCTCTTCGTCACCCTGGATTCCGAGAACCGGATCATCGGCGTGGATTTCCCCACCGATCCGGCTCCTCCCTCCCCGCCGCGCTGA
- a CDS encoding CocE/NonD family hydrolase, producing the protein MRLVARLWKPQGDGPWPVLLMRQPYGRGIASTVTYVHPSWYAGHGFLVVVQDVRGRGASEGDFGGFAQEAADGAATIRWARSLEGSNGRVGTYGFSYQGLTQLLNAGGEAGDVDALPDCLAPAMCGLDERLHWASEGGAHWWALGLGWALQLAAEGCRRRGDGAGWREIRRSLQHGDYTEEGLALLERHDPRGMGLGWLRRDPAGPESWTVHPVAPALLQRPLLLIGGWHDPHLRGVLDLWQRARNAGGDPELVIGAWSHLDWRGGLDRELLAFFRRHLQDPPPRRVPADPTAPQAAAPAPIRLQCAATATWHRLSQAAAASPSTVAAAGWSLHSCGLAAIRCDEGELRPLAAPGARPASGPAAGGTVVVVHDPWRPVPGRGGHLGPDPGPVERADLDRRGDVACFSTAPLEEALWLLGTFRLQLWVSADQPSFDLCAALSEVSADGGSVRQLSTGLARFGPPSAPADAPRTLTLQPLATLVAAGQRLRLSLAAAAWPQIAVNPGDGSLPAGGSGSRHRVISLTLELAGAHLGLEPLIRAN; encoded by the coding sequence GTGCGCCTGGTCGCTCGCCTCTGGAAGCCCCAGGGAGACGGCCCCTGGCCCGTCCTGCTGATGCGCCAGCCCTACGGGCGGGGGATCGCCTCCACCGTCACCTACGTCCACCCCAGCTGGTATGCCGGCCATGGCTTTCTGGTGGTGGTGCAGGACGTGCGGGGCCGCGGTGCCTCGGAGGGTGACTTCGGCGGCTTCGCCCAGGAGGCGGCCGACGGGGCCGCCACAATCCGCTGGGCCCGGAGCCTCGAAGGCAGCAACGGCCGGGTGGGCACCTACGGCTTCTCCTACCAGGGCCTGACCCAGCTGCTCAACGCCGGCGGCGAGGCCGGCGACGTCGACGCCCTGCCGGACTGCCTCGCCCCGGCCATGTGCGGCCTCGATGAGCGCCTCCACTGGGCCAGCGAGGGGGGAGCCCACTGGTGGGCCCTGGGCCTGGGCTGGGCCCTGCAGCTGGCGGCGGAGGGGTGCCGGCGCCGGGGCGACGGGGCCGGCTGGCGCGAGATCCGCCGCAGCCTCCAGCACGGCGACTACACCGAGGAGGGGCTGGCCCTGCTGGAACGCCACGATCCCCGTGGCATGGGCCTGGGCTGGCTGCGGCGCGACCCCGCCGGCCCTGAGAGCTGGACGGTGCACCCCGTGGCGCCGGCCCTGCTGCAGCGGCCCCTGCTGCTGATCGGCGGCTGGCATGATCCCCATCTCAGAGGCGTGCTCGACCTCTGGCAGCGGGCCCGCAACGCCGGGGGCGACCCCGAGCTGGTCATCGGCGCCTGGAGCCATCTCGACTGGCGCGGGGGGCTGGACCGCGAGCTGCTGGCCTTCTTTCGCCGCCATCTGCAGGATCCGCCACCCCGCCGGGTCCCGGCGGATCCCACCGCTCCCCAGGCCGCCGCACCGGCCCCGATCCGCCTGCAGTGCGCCGCCACAGCCACCTGGCACCGCCTGAGCCAGGCGGCGGCCGCCAGCCCCTCAACGGTGGCGGCCGCCGGCTGGTCGCTGCACTCCTGCGGCCTGGCGGCGATCCGCTGCGATGAGGGGGAGCTGCGGCCCCTGGCCGCGCCGGGAGCAAGGCCGGCGTCGGGTCCGGCGGCTGGCGGCACCGTGGTGGTCGTCCACGATCCCTGGCGGCCGGTGCCGGGCCGGGGTGGCCACCTGGGCCCCGATCCCGGACCGGTGGAACGCGCCGATCTCGACCGGCGCGGCGACGTGGCCTGCTTCAGCACCGCCCCGCTGGAGGAGGCCCTCTGGCTGCTGGGAACCTTCCGCCTGCAGCTGTGGGTGAGCGCCGACCAGCCCAGCTTCGATCTCTGCGCCGCCCTCTCGGAGGTGTCTGCGGACGGGGGCTCCGTGCGCCAGCTGAGCACCGGCCTGGCCCGCTTCGGGCCCCCGTCGGCCCCCGCCGACGCCCCCCGAACCCTGACCCTGCAGCCCCTGGCGACCCTGGTGGCCGCCGGCCAGCGGCTGCGGCTGTCCCTGGCGGCGGCGGCCTGGCCCCAGATCGCCGTCAACCCCGGCGACGGCAGCCTGCCGGCGGGGGGGAGCGGCAGCCGGCACCGGGTGATCAGCCTGACGCTGGAGCTGGCGGGCGCCCACCTGGGCCTGGAGCCCCTGATTCGGGCAAACTGA
- the istB gene encoding IS21-like element helper ATPase IstB: MKLAQFRSQWQAAEQQANADGWSPASYLYVLAEQEHQQRHQARLRRLLHEAQLPVPKTLADVDWGAIPDLDRHQIEQLAHDTGWLDRAENLLLFGPSGVGKTHLAAGICRSLIALDRSARFYSATTLVQELQRAKADYALAKALNRLDRYALLVIDDIGYVRKDEAETSVLFELVMHRYERKSLLVTSNQPFSEWENVFSTSAMTVAAVDRLVDHSTIIQINAESYRRKRARRAGRPAVG, translated from the coding sequence TTGAAACTGGCGCAGTTCCGCAGCCAGTGGCAGGCAGCGGAGCAGCAGGCCAATGCCGATGGCTGGAGCCCGGCCAGCTACCTCTACGTGCTGGCCGAGCAGGAGCACCAGCAACGCCACCAGGCCCGGTTGCGGCGGTTATTGCATGAGGCCCAGCTGCCGGTGCCCAAGACCCTGGCCGACGTCGACTGGGGAGCCATCCCCGATCTCGATCGCCATCAGATCGAGCAGCTCGCCCACGACACCGGCTGGCTGGATCGGGCTGAGAACCTGCTGCTGTTCGGCCCCAGCGGTGTGGGCAAGACGCACCTGGCGGCCGGGATCTGCCGCAGCCTGATCGCCCTGGACCGCTCGGCGCGCTTTTACTCCGCCACCACGCTGGTGCAGGAGTTGCAGCGGGCCAAGGCCGACTACGCCCTGGCCAAGGCCCTCAACCGGCTGGATCGCTACGCCCTGCTGGTGATCGACGACATCGGGTATGTCCGCAAGGACGAGGCCGAAACCTCGGTGCTGTTTGAGCTGGTGATGCACCGCTACGAACGGAAATCCCTGCTCGTGACCAGCAACCAGCCGTTCAGCGAGTGGGAGAACGTCTTCTCCACCAGCGCCATGACGGTGGCGGCTGTGGACCGGCTGGTGGACCACAGCACGATCATCCAGATCAACGCTGAGAGCTATCGCCGCAAACGGGCACGCCGAGCAGGCCGCCCCGCAGTGGGCTGA
- the hemE gene encoding uroporphyrinogen decarboxylase, whose protein sequence is MSESAPLLLRAARGEQVERPPVWMMRQAGRYMKVYRDLRDRHPGFRERSENPDLSYEISMQPFHAFRPDGVILFSDILTPLPGMGIDFDIIESRGPIIKPAIRSQTQVDALRPLDPAEALPFVGEVLGRLRADVGNAAAVLGFVGAPWTLAAYAVEGKSSKTYSVIKAMAFQEPALLHRLLGHLADSIATYVRYQIDSGAQVVQLFDSWAGQLSPIDYDVFAAPYQKRVIDQVKATHPDTPLILYISGSAGVLERMATTGVDFISLDWTVDMADGCARLPQHLGVQGNVDPGLLFGTPEAIRERILDTVRKARGRRHILNLGHGILPGTPEDNARVFFETGKAVNELLGAAV, encoded by the coding sequence ATGAGCGAATCCGCCCCCCTGCTGCTGCGCGCCGCCCGAGGTGAGCAGGTGGAGCGGCCTCCGGTCTGGATGATGCGCCAGGCGGGCCGCTACATGAAGGTCTACCGCGACCTGCGCGACCGCCACCCCGGTTTCCGCGAGCGCTCCGAGAACCCCGATCTCTCCTACGAGATCTCGATGCAGCCCTTCCACGCCTTCCGTCCCGACGGCGTGATCCTCTTCTCCGACATCCTCACGCCCCTGCCGGGCATGGGCATCGACTTCGACATCATCGAGAGCCGGGGGCCGATCATCAAGCCCGCCATCCGCAGCCAGACCCAGGTGGACGCCCTGCGGCCCCTGGATCCGGCCGAAGCCCTGCCCTTCGTGGGCGAGGTGCTGGGGCGGCTGCGGGCCGATGTGGGCAACGCGGCGGCGGTGCTCGGCTTCGTCGGCGCCCCCTGGACCCTGGCCGCCTATGCGGTGGAGGGCAAGAGCTCCAAGACCTATTCGGTGATCAAGGCGATGGCCTTCCAGGAGCCCGCCCTGCTGCACCGGCTGCTGGGGCACCTGGCCGATTCGATCGCCACCTACGTGCGTTACCAGATCGACAGCGGTGCCCAGGTGGTGCAGCTGTTCGACTCCTGGGCGGGGCAGCTGAGCCCGATCGACTACGACGTCTTCGCCGCCCCCTACCAGAAGCGGGTCATCGACCAGGTGAAGGCCACCCACCCCGACACCCCCCTGATCCTCTACATCTCCGGCAGCGCCGGCGTGCTGGAGCGCATGGCCACCACCGGGGTGGACTTCATCTCCCTCGACTGGACCGTGGACATGGCCGATGGCTGCGCCCGCCTGCCCCAGCACCTGGGCGTGCAGGGCAACGTGGATCCCGGCCTGCTGTTCGGCACCCCCGAGGCCATCCGTGAGCGGATCCTCGACACGGTGCGCAAGGCCCGCGGCCGCCGCCACATCCTCAATCTGGGCCACGGCATCCTGCCCGGCACCCCTGAGGACAACGCCCGCGTCTTCTTCGAGACCGGCAAGGCCGTCAACGAGCTGCTGGGAGCCGCTGTTTGA
- a CDS encoding NAD-dependent epimerase/dehydratase family protein — MSAPTSGPQRILITGASGCVGQYIAENLLANSDAHLLLLLRDPAKLSAVPADHPRITLLVGDLRELGPHAAAIASADRIIHTATAWGDPERAQAVNVVAVKELLRLTDPDRLQQVIYFSTASILDRRLQLLPEAMAYGTEYIQTKATCLQDLERHPLADRIVAVFPTLVFGGTVGGGDPHPTSYLTAGLKEALGWLWLARWLRTDASFHFIHAADIATVCAHLATTPHGPNPEPDQGPVRRLVLGQAPITINGAVASLCRWRRVWVPPVGIDLRGWLIEGLIKLLRIEVNAWDRFSIRQRHFVHQPVSPPERFGLVSFAPSLDAVLETAGVPHRGRIGEKRRP; from the coding sequence TTGAGCGCCCCCACCTCCGGGCCCCAGCGGATCCTGATCACCGGCGCCAGCGGCTGCGTCGGCCAGTACATCGCTGAAAACCTGCTGGCCAACAGCGACGCCCACCTGCTGCTGCTGCTGCGGGATCCCGCCAAGCTCAGCGCCGTCCCCGCCGACCATCCGCGCATCACCCTGCTGGTGGGCGATCTGCGGGAGCTGGGCCCCCACGCCGCCGCCATCGCCAGCGCCGACCGGATCATCCACACCGCCACGGCCTGGGGAGATCCCGAGCGGGCCCAGGCGGTGAACGTGGTGGCCGTGAAGGAGCTGCTGCGGCTCACCGACCCGGATCGCCTGCAGCAGGTGATCTACTTCTCCACCGCGAGCATTCTCGATCGCCGGCTGCAGCTGCTCCCCGAAGCGATGGCCTACGGCACCGAGTACATCCAGACCAAGGCCACCTGCCTGCAGGACCTGGAGCGCCATCCCCTGGCCGACCGCATCGTGGCCGTGTTCCCCACCCTGGTGTTCGGTGGCACCGTGGGCGGCGGCGACCCCCACCCCACCAGCTACCTCACCGCCGGGCTGAAGGAGGCCCTGGGCTGGCTGTGGCTGGCCCGCTGGCTGCGCACCGACGCCAGCTTCCACTTCATCCACGCCGCCGACATCGCCACCGTCTGCGCCCACCTGGCCACCACCCCCCACGGCCCCAATCCCGAGCCTGACCAGGGTCCGGTGCGGCGGCTGGTGCTGGGCCAGGCGCCGATCACGATCAACGGCGCCGTGGCTTCCCTGTGCCGCTGGCGGCGGGTGTGGGTACCGCCGGTGGGGATCGATCTGCGCGGCTGGCTGATCGAGGGGCTGATCAAGCTGCTGCGCATCGAGGTGAATGCCTGGGACCGTTTCTCGATCCGGCAGCGCCACTTCGTGCACCAGCCCGTCAGTCCACCCGAACGCTTCGGGCTGGTGAGCTTCGCCCCGAGCCTCGACGCGGTGCTGGAGACGGCGGGGGTGCCGCACCGGGGCCGGATCGGGGAGAAGCGCCGGCCCTGA
- a CDS encoding IS481 family transposase has translation MIGFLSRALAWFNGLGIECLRVMSDYGPAYVSKAFAKVCRTLGLRHIRTRPYTPRTNGKAEQSIQTLCREWAYGMPFQNSDERNRWLPRYLAIYHRLRKHSALGWRSPQQGLVELLR, from the coding sequence GTGATCGGCTTTCTCAGCCGTGCCCTTGCCTGGTTCAACGGTCTGGGCATCGAGTGCCTCCGAGTGATGAGCGACTACGGCCCTGCCTACGTCTCCAAGGCGTTTGCCAAGGTTTGCCGCACGCTGGGACTCCGGCACATCCGCACCAGACCCTACACCCCAAGGACCAACGGCAAGGCCGAACAGTCCATCCAGACTCTCTGCAGGGAGTGGGCCTACGGGATGCCGTTCCAGAACTCCGACGAACGGAATCGCTGGCTGCCCCGCTACCTGGCGATCTATCACCGGCTCAGGAAGCACTCGGCTCTTGGCTGGCGCTCACCTCAGCAGGGGCTCGTCGAGCTGCTCCGCTGA